From the Cryptosporangium phraense genome, one window contains:
- a CDS encoding HdeD family acid-resistance protein produces the protein MRNLTGSLVLKGALSLIIGLIAVVWPAVTIEAFVILFAVYAFMLAGTELMRAFASRDAGPVIGRILLALLDAVAGVAALVWPGITALALTLLVAGWALVAGAVEFGLVFGAGRTAGERALWGLSGLVSLAFGVVLVIRPDLGAVTLAQVYGLFSIVSGVSTLVLAGNVGTVAREPAPRY, from the coding sequence ATGAGGAACCTGACCGGATCGCTCGTGCTCAAAGGGGCCCTGTCCCTGATCATCGGGCTGATAGCGGTGGTGTGGCCGGCCGTCACGATCGAGGCGTTCGTGATCCTCTTCGCCGTCTACGCGTTCATGCTGGCCGGGACGGAGCTGATGCGGGCCTTCGCGTCCCGCGACGCGGGACCGGTGATCGGCCGGATCCTGCTGGCGCTGCTGGACGCGGTGGCCGGCGTCGCCGCCCTGGTCTGGCCCGGCATCACCGCGCTCGCCCTCACGCTGCTGGTCGCGGGATGGGCGTTGGTGGCCGGCGCCGTGGAGTTCGGCCTCGTCTTCGGCGCCGGCCGAACGGCGGGAGAAAGGGCTCTGTGGGGGCTGTCGGGCCTGGTGTCGCTGGCCTTCGGCGTGGTCCTGGTCATCCGACCGGACCTCGGCGCCGTCACCCTGGCCCAGGTGTACGGCCTGTTCAGCATCGTGTCGGGCGTCTCGACGCTCGTGCTGGCCGGCAACGTCGGGACGGTCGCCCGCGAACCAGCCCCGCGCTACTGA
- a CDS encoding PepSY domain-containing protein, translating into MKRRTRWILVVATGGVLAAFSAGGVALANGSGDSADTPITGPARAKAEAAALTFVGTGKVTGSDASDEGRNAYEVEVTKPDGSQVDVQLDKSFSVVGSKTETETNDDHGSADDKSDGETNDG; encoded by the coding sequence GTGAAGCGACGGACTCGATGGATCCTCGTGGTCGCCACCGGTGGCGTCCTCGCCGCGTTCTCGGCGGGCGGGGTCGCGCTGGCCAACGGCAGCGGCGACTCGGCGGACACGCCGATCACCGGCCCGGCCCGCGCCAAGGCCGAAGCGGCCGCGCTGACGTTCGTCGGAACCGGCAAGGTCACCGGATCGGACGCCAGCGACGAGGGCAGGAACGCCTACGAAGTCGAGGTGACGAAACCCGACGGCAGCCAGGTCGACGTCCAGCTGGACAAGTCGTTCTCGGTCGTCGGTTCCAAGACCGAGACCGAGACGAACGACGATCACGGCAGCGCGGACGACAAGTCCGACGGCGAGACCAACGACGGCTGA
- a CDS encoding ABC transporter permease — translation MLRFELVTQLKRLRTLIALLCLAAVPVAAGLALASSAGHRNGRETGLFGASPYSALNHTMASLEFAGPLLLPIVVGLLAATIASADRDWGVLRYLYVAPVTRTRLLLAKVVTVEIATATAVGSVLAAGLIAGSVIYGWHPFHRIGAPSLGAVDTLVRVLVAVGYVLLCMSAMAAIAFTLGLLLPRGAEALAVAIIFVVVASFLNGQANLHVVAAVLPVHYWQSWTRLFELGPTGGLALGAIVQLATIGVCLAACWAILGRRDPAA, via the coding sequence ATGCTGCGTTTTGAGCTCGTCACTCAGCTGAAACGGCTGCGCACGCTGATCGCGCTGCTGTGCCTGGCCGCGGTGCCGGTCGCGGCCGGCCTGGCCCTGGCCTCGTCGGCGGGCCACCGCAACGGTCGGGAGACCGGCCTGTTCGGGGCATCGCCCTACTCGGCGCTGAACCACACGATGGCCAGTCTCGAGTTCGCCGGGCCACTGCTGCTGCCGATCGTCGTCGGCCTGCTGGCCGCCACGATCGCCTCGGCCGACCGCGATTGGGGCGTTCTCCGCTATCTGTACGTCGCGCCGGTCACCCGGACGCGGCTTCTGCTGGCCAAAGTCGTGACCGTCGAGATCGCGACGGCGACCGCTGTCGGGTCCGTCCTGGCCGCCGGTCTGATCGCCGGATCGGTCATCTACGGCTGGCACCCGTTCCATCGCATCGGTGCGCCGAGTCTCGGCGCCGTCGACACGCTCGTCCGCGTCCTCGTGGCGGTCGGGTACGTCCTGCTGTGCATGTCCGCGATGGCCGCCATCGCGTTCACGCTGGGGCTCCTGCTTCCGCGCGGTGCCGAAGCCCTGGCCGTCGCGATCATCTTCGTCGTCGTCGCCAGTTTTCTGAACGGCCAGGCGAACCTGCACGTGGTCGCCGCGGTTCTGCCGGTGCACTACTGGCAGAGCTGGACCAGGCTGTTCGAGCTCGGACCCACCGGCGGACTGGCGCTGGGCGCGATCGTCCAGTTGGCCACGATCGGCGTCTGCCTCGCGGCCTGCTGGGCGATCCTGGGCCGCCGCGATCCAGCGGCCTGA
- a CDS encoding nuclease-related domain-containing protein, producing MRVEVLSDHGGEQLDRTRIRLEAAAAAAAQWEEVRRQADADRHNARRRKPLWKRVFAVSTPDERAARAAELQAEGQTVRAHHEWHSANRQAQQQAAGNLGEDRVASALSALPDEWTLLRGYRNRRGETDGVLVGPHGIWAIEAKFRNVHLHVDGEHWWYDKYDRYGNVVERASAVDGGGRTWAEQVNAVAGDLRQWLRRNHVEAPVRTAVVLTHDRSVIAHCVRPTVDLVTNDPTHLLAAIQDDRIRLSEAVRSRAVQLILRDHRHHEKRRSS from the coding sequence ATGCGCGTCGAAGTTCTCTCCGATCACGGCGGCGAACAGCTGGACCGCACGCGGATCCGATTGGAAGCAGCCGCAGCCGCAGCCGCCCAGTGGGAGGAAGTGCGCCGTCAGGCGGACGCGGACCGGCACAACGCCCGACGGCGGAAGCCCCTGTGGAAGCGGGTCTTCGCGGTCTCGACCCCCGATGAACGCGCCGCTCGAGCCGCCGAACTCCAAGCCGAAGGGCAGACGGTCCGAGCGCACCATGAGTGGCACTCGGCCAACCGGCAGGCGCAGCAGCAGGCGGCCGGAAATCTGGGTGAGGATCGAGTCGCCTCGGCACTGAGCGCGCTGCCGGACGAGTGGACTCTGCTGCGCGGCTACCGCAACCGCCGCGGCGAGACCGACGGCGTTCTCGTCGGCCCGCACGGCATCTGGGCCATCGAGGCCAAGTTCCGCAACGTCCATCTCCACGTCGACGGCGAGCACTGGTGGTACGACAAGTACGACCGCTACGGAAACGTCGTCGAGCGCGCCAGCGCCGTCGACGGCGGAGGCCGGACCTGGGCCGAGCAAGTCAACGCGGTCGCCGGCGATCTTCGTCAGTGGCTCCGCCGCAACCACGTCGAGGCACCCGTTCGAACCGCGGTCGTCCTCACGCACGACCGATCGGTGATCGCGCACTGCGTGCGGCCCACAGTGGATTTGGTCACCAACGACCCCACGCATCTCCTCGCCGCCATCCAAGACGACCGGATACGACTGTCCGAGGCAGTCCGCTCCCGGGCAGTTCAGTTGATTCTCCGCGACCACCGGCACCACGAGAAGCGACGTAGCAGCTGA
- a CDS encoding PucR family transcriptional regulator has protein sequence MSSDDAVAALAARMHDRIDPLLDQTVTALRAQVPGYGPHDGLTDEDVRDTLRIYLLDLLDDLSGTRLDNSSALDAQMRRRVEQGITLPDLLHSYRLGVEQLWLTLATIAHKDHEATDALVAATPIVFESLDRYSLRASHIHQEVALRRARRDEQVRAALLDVVLTRDPSIGAAFWDAVAQLGVPRDGRFLAVEIRDTGDDRTEPPPDIEAGIVRLPGVDGAWFRVGPRSQTALLSVRRTTPTDTDAALWTTILERDHLVAGISAEYPSIAGTPRASAQAHVAAAAVSRRRRLVRYDRDLLPVLLASAPNAADVLVRETIGPVLDQPADRRDALLDTVRVWLETGQSLAASARRLHCHRNTVTYRLNRFQQLTGRQLTDNVWLTQVVLALEAAETRSPD, from the coding sequence GTGAGCTCCGACGACGCGGTGGCCGCCCTCGCCGCCCGCATGCACGACCGGATCGACCCGCTGCTCGACCAGACCGTCACCGCGCTCCGCGCTCAGGTTCCCGGCTACGGGCCGCACGACGGTCTGACCGACGAGGACGTCCGGGACACCCTGCGCATCTACCTGCTGGACCTGCTCGACGACCTGAGCGGCACCCGGCTCGACAACAGCAGCGCGCTCGACGCGCAGATGCGCCGGCGGGTCGAGCAGGGGATCACGCTGCCCGACCTGCTGCACAGCTACCGCCTGGGCGTCGAGCAACTCTGGCTCACGTTGGCCACGATCGCCCACAAAGACCATGAGGCGACCGACGCCCTGGTGGCCGCCACCCCGATCGTCTTCGAGAGTCTCGACCGCTACTCGCTCCGGGCCAGCCACATCCACCAGGAGGTGGCCCTGCGCCGGGCCCGGCGCGACGAGCAGGTCCGCGCGGCCCTGCTCGACGTCGTTCTCACCCGCGACCCCAGCATCGGCGCCGCGTTCTGGGACGCGGTCGCCCAGCTCGGCGTCCCCCGCGACGGCCGGTTCCTGGCCGTCGAGATCCGCGACACCGGGGACGACCGCACCGAACCTCCGCCCGACATCGAGGCCGGCATCGTGCGGCTGCCCGGGGTCGACGGAGCCTGGTTCCGGGTCGGGCCGCGCTCCCAGACCGCCCTGCTGTCGGTGCGACGCACGACGCCCACCGACACCGACGCCGCCCTGTGGACGACGATCCTCGAGCGGGACCATCTCGTCGCCGGCATCAGCGCCGAGTACCCGTCGATCGCCGGGACACCCCGGGCCTCCGCCCAGGCTCACGTCGCCGCCGCCGCGGTGTCCCGCCGTCGGCGACTCGTCCGCTACGACCGCGATCTGCTGCCGGTGCTGCTGGCCAGCGCACCGAACGCGGCCGACGTCCTCGTCCGGGAGACGATCGGCCCGGTACTCGACCAACCGGCCGACCGCCGTGACGCCCTGCTCGACACGGTGCGCGTCTGGCTGGAGACCGGCCAGTCGCTCGCCGCCAGCGCCCGGCGCCTGCACTGCCATCGCAACACCGTGACGTACCGGCTGAACCGATTCCAACAGCTCACCGGCCGCCAGCTCACCGACAACGTCTGGCTCACGCAGGTCGTGCTGGCCCTCGAGGCCGCTGAGACGCGCTCGCCCGACTGA
- a CDS encoding response regulator transcription factor has product MTDLRVLVVEDDHALRDVVARALREEGYTVVTAADGSSALATVARLDPFELAVLDIGLPDSDGRDLCQALRGRGFTAPVLFLTARGELSDRLTGFAAGGDDYLTKPFHVAELLARLRALAKRRPEPGAAPAHDVRLDPAEHALISPTGRSDLTPTEYRLLGCLLAAPGTVVRRREFRQAGWPDDDYVSDNSIDQAVTRLRRKLAAISSAGTIETVRGVGYRFS; this is encoded by the coding sequence ATGACCGATTTGCGGGTCTTGGTGGTGGAGGACGACCACGCGTTGCGTGACGTCGTCGCCCGCGCGCTGCGGGAGGAGGGCTACACGGTCGTCACCGCCGCCGACGGCTCGTCCGCGCTGGCCACGGTCGCCCGGCTGGATCCGTTCGAGCTGGCCGTCCTCGACATCGGCCTGCCCGACTCCGACGGGCGGGACCTCTGCCAGGCCCTCCGTGGCCGCGGGTTCACCGCGCCGGTGCTGTTCCTCACCGCGCGCGGGGAGCTCTCCGACCGGCTGACCGGGTTCGCGGCCGGCGGCGACGACTACCTGACCAAACCGTTCCACGTCGCCGAACTGCTCGCCCGCCTGCGCGCCCTGGCCAAACGCCGTCCGGAACCGGGAGCTGCTCCGGCCCACGACGTGCGCCTCGACCCGGCCGAGCACGCGCTGATCTCCCCCACCGGGCGCAGCGACCTCACGCCGACCGAGTACCGCCTGCTCGGCTGCCTGCTCGCCGCCCCCGGAACGGTGGTCCGTCGCCGCGAGTTCCGCCAGGCCGGCTGGCCCGACGACGACTACGTCAGCGACAACTCCATCGATCAGGCCGTCACCCGGCTACGCCGGAAACTCGCCGCGATCAGTTCCGCGGGCACGATCGAGACCGTCCGCGGCGTCGGCTACCGCTTTTCATGA
- a CDS encoding SAM-dependent methyltransferase, translated as MPDDDAQRLIDTSTPHAARRYDYLLGGKDNFAADRESADAALRFAPNLRTWARENRAFMHRAAAYLATAGIRQFLDVGTGIPTSPNLHEVVQGIAPDARVVYVDHDPLVLVHARALLISSAEGQTAYLQADLSDPDSILRSDEVTRTLDLTQPVGLSLIAVLHFFKDAQDPYGLVRRLIEALPSGSYLAMSHNSWDHYDADQRRLLEPAVNAEGQPRTREEFARFFDGLELVEPGVSLIHRWRRDDAANLPEDKEISAYGAVARIP; from the coding sequence ATGCCGGACGACGACGCGCAACGCCTCATCGACACCTCCACCCCGCACGCGGCGCGCCGCTACGACTACCTCCTGGGCGGCAAGGACAACTTCGCCGCCGACCGCGAATCCGCCGACGCCGCACTGCGATTCGCGCCGAACCTGCGAACCTGGGCCCGGGAGAACCGGGCGTTCATGCACCGCGCCGCGGCCTACCTCGCGACCGCCGGCATCCGGCAGTTCCTCGACGTCGGCACCGGCATCCCGACGTCTCCCAACCTCCACGAGGTCGTGCAAGGCATCGCCCCGGACGCCCGCGTGGTGTACGTCGACCACGACCCGCTCGTCCTCGTCCACGCCCGGGCCCTCCTGATCAGCAGCGCCGAAGGGCAGACCGCCTACCTCCAGGCGGATCTGTCCGACCCGGACAGCATCCTGCGCAGCGACGAGGTGACCCGGACCCTCGACCTGACCCAGCCGGTCGGGCTGAGCCTGATCGCGGTCCTGCACTTCTTCAAGGACGCCCAGGACCCCTACGGGCTGGTCCGCCGGCTGATCGAGGCGCTGCCGTCCGGTTCCTACCTGGCGATGAGCCACAACAGCTGGGACCACTACGACGCCGACCAGCGCCGCCTGCTCGAACCGGCCGTCAACGCCGAGGGCCAGCCCCGCACCCGCGAAGAGTTCGCGCGGTTCTTCGACGGCCTCGAACTCGTCGAGCCGGGCGTGTCCCTGATCCACCGCTGGCGCCGCGACGACGCCGCGAACCTGCCCGAGGACAAAGAAATCTCCGCGTACGGCGCCGTCGCCCGCATACCGTAG
- a CDS encoding sensor histidine kinase yields the protein MTRAADHRTMVTIAWLRRRLTPKSLRSGLSLAALAVTAVWVILLTAAFNLILANRLGSQADDTLRTRTGAVAALVQVDATGQVSLRAPADGSGIDRGVWVFAGDRVLHRPADEDELDDAAASLARTGGFASPDDDPLTRLYAQPVRIDGTQVATVVAAIDLDASLDARRVTLIGSAIVAGILLLLVYLTSRAMVARTLQPVEQMARQAAEWSATDLEHRFGDQRRPAELDRLATILDELLARQAAVVRSDQQLTAELSHELRTPLAAMSAELDLLRSRPRSPTELEAGHASLAAGISRLGGLIETLLTEARGRARSVPGRSTLGPVLHGLADTARGHDVRLVVRPEPDPALTAGVDADVLDRILSPLIDNARRFARSTVTLTAERTATSVTVTVSDDGPGVPPELADRVFEPGFSEGGHGGAGLGLPLARRLARGANGDVVLDPGGAAFVVLLPPG from the coding sequence ATGACGCGTGCCGCAGACCACCGCACGATGGTGACCATCGCCTGGCTCCGTCGCCGGCTGACGCCGAAGAGCCTGCGTAGTGGCCTCTCGCTGGCCGCCCTCGCGGTCACGGCCGTCTGGGTGATCCTGCTGACCGCGGCGTTCAACCTGATCCTGGCCAACCGGCTGGGCAGCCAGGCCGACGACACGCTGCGCACCCGCACCGGCGCGGTCGCCGCGCTGGTGCAGGTGGACGCGACCGGTCAGGTGTCGCTGCGCGCGCCGGCCGACGGCTCCGGCATCGACCGCGGGGTCTGGGTCTTCGCCGGCGACCGCGTGCTGCACCGCCCCGCCGACGAGGACGAACTCGACGATGCGGCCGCGTCCCTGGCCCGGACCGGTGGCTTCGCCTCACCCGACGACGACCCGCTCACCCGTCTCTACGCCCAACCCGTGCGGATCGACGGTACTCAGGTCGCCACCGTGGTCGCCGCGATCGACCTGGACGCTTCTCTCGACGCCCGCCGGGTCACGCTGATCGGCTCGGCGATCGTCGCGGGGATCCTCCTCCTGCTGGTCTACCTCACCTCCCGCGCGATGGTCGCCCGCACCCTGCAGCCGGTCGAACAGATGGCCCGCCAAGCCGCCGAATGGAGCGCGACCGACCTCGAGCACCGCTTCGGTGACCAGCGACGACCTGCCGAGCTCGACCGGCTCGCGACCATCCTCGACGAACTACTCGCCCGCCAGGCCGCCGTGGTGCGCAGCGACCAGCAGCTGACCGCCGAACTCTCCCACGAACTACGCACCCCGCTCGCCGCGATGTCCGCCGAACTCGACCTCCTGCGCAGCCGCCCCCGCAGCCCCACCGAACTGGAGGCCGGCCACGCGTCGCTGGCGGCCGGGATCAGTCGGCTGGGCGGGCTGATCGAGACGCTGCTGACCGAGGCCCGCGGCCGCGCGCGGTCGGTCCCGGGCCGCAGCACGCTCGGGCCGGTCCTGCACGGCCTCGCCGACACGGCGCGCGGCCACGACGTCCGCCTGGTCGTCCGGCCGGAGCCCGATCCGGCGCTGACCGCCGGCGTCGACGCCGACGTCCTCGACCGGATCCTCTCACCGCTGATCGACAACGCCCGGCGCTTCGCCCGCTCCACCGTGACGCTCACCGCCGAGCGCACCGCCACGAGCGTGACGGTCACGGTCTCCGACGACGGTCCGGGTGTACCGCCGGAGCTGGCCGACCGCGTCTTCGAACCCGGCTTCAGCGAGGGCGGTCACGGTGGCGCCGGGCTCGGCCTGCCGCTGGCCCGGCGCCTGGCGCGCGGCGCGAACGGCGACGTGGTACTCGATCCCGGCGGCGCCGCGTTCGTGGTCCTTCTACCGCCCGGCTGA
- a CDS encoding PadR family transcriptional regulator — MVDDLGRWAEPGLLVLASLAEGEKHGYAITADVTEHVGVTLGPGTLYAVLGRLEERGLIEGLPADGRRRPYRLTAAGAAELSAQATRMQQLAALSLGRLALGTATA, encoded by the coding sequence ATGGTCGACGATCTCGGACGGTGGGCTGAACCGGGCCTGCTGGTCCTGGCCAGCCTGGCCGAGGGGGAGAAGCACGGTTACGCGATCACCGCCGATGTCACCGAGCACGTCGGGGTGACGCTCGGCCCGGGGACGCTCTACGCGGTCCTCGGCCGACTGGAGGAGCGCGGGCTGATCGAAGGGCTACCGGCCGACGGCCGGCGCCGGCCCTACCGGCTGACCGCGGCCGGGGCGGCCGAGCTGTCGGCCCAGGCGACGCGGATGCAGCAGCTGGCGGCGTTGAGCCTGGGCCGCCTCGCGCTCGGGACGGCCACCGCGTGA
- a CDS encoding undecaprenyl-diphosphate phosphatase — protein sequence MSITYPEAIVIGALQGVTELFPVSSLGHSILVPAIVGGRWARDLSVSTPESPYLAFLVGLHVATALALLLFFWRDWVRIIGGFFSSIRDRRVDSSDQRLAWLIVLATIPVGITGLLLEHTFRTVLGKPVPAAMFLLLNGVILLIGERVRRRAALEPESGGGAAVAVDRRLSRVGYREGTLIGSAQILALLPGISRSGVTMIAGLGRGLSHTDAARFSFLLATPVIFAAGVLKIPDLFGPLGSGIHGQVLAGSLAAFGCAYLAVRFLTRYFETRTLVPFGLYCIAAGAVGLVLVA from the coding sequence ATGTCGATCACGTATCCCGAGGCAATCGTCATCGGCGCGCTCCAGGGCGTCACCGAGCTGTTCCCCGTCTCCAGCCTCGGACACAGCATCCTGGTCCCGGCGATCGTCGGTGGCCGGTGGGCGCGCGATCTGAGCGTGTCGACGCCGGAGTCGCCCTACCTGGCGTTCCTCGTCGGCTTGCACGTGGCGACGGCGCTGGCGTTGCTGCTGTTCTTCTGGCGCGACTGGGTGCGCATCATCGGCGGGTTCTTCTCCTCGATCCGGGATCGCCGGGTCGACTCGTCTGATCAGCGCCTGGCCTGGTTGATCGTCCTGGCCACGATCCCGGTCGGTATCACCGGGTTGCTCCTCGAGCACACGTTCCGGACGGTCCTCGGCAAGCCGGTTCCGGCCGCGATGTTCTTGCTGCTCAACGGCGTCATTCTGTTGATCGGCGAGCGCGTGCGGCGGCGTGCGGCACTCGAGCCGGAGTCCGGCGGTGGAGCTGCGGTCGCGGTCGACCGGCGGCTGTCCCGTGTCGGCTATCGCGAGGGCACGCTGATCGGCTCCGCGCAGATTCTGGCGCTGCTCCCAGGTATCAGCCGGTCCGGTGTGACGATGATCGCCGGCCTGGGCCGGGGCCTCTCGCACACCGACGCGGCCCGGTTCTCGTTTCTGCTGGCGACGCCGGTGATCTTCGCGGCCGGTGTCCTGAAGATTCCGGATCTGTTCGGGCCGCTCGGGAGCGGAATTCACGGCCAGGTGCTGGCCGGGAGCCTCGCGGCCTTCGGCTGCGCGTATCTGGCCGTCCGTTTTCTCACCCGTTATTTCGAGACCCGGACGCTCGTCCCGTTCGGTCTGTACTGCATCGCGGCCGGCGCCGTCGGGCTGGTGCTCGTTGCCTGA
- a CDS encoding alpha/beta hydrolase has translation MTAAPDTIVLIHGLWMTPLAWEHWVTRYEARGFRVLTPGYPGIGQGEEGLATLRSDPDAVAGVGVREVMDHLTDLVGNLDSAPILMGHSFGGTFAQLLVGNGLGAAGVCIDSAPVKGVNAMPLSEIRSVLPVLDDPANVGKASTLTPKQFHYAFTNAQDEAVSQHAYDRYSAPTPAKVLFEGGFAAVTPHASTTFDFADDDRAPLLFISGGSDHILPPVVQDHNYRKCARHSSAVAAHTVFAGRDHYTCGAPGWEAVADLALDWALDPTAGELAR, from the coding sequence GTGACGGCTGCACCGGACACGATCGTTCTGATCCACGGGCTGTGGATGACCCCACTGGCCTGGGAGCACTGGGTGACCCGGTACGAGGCCCGCGGTTTCCGCGTGCTGACGCCCGGTTATCCGGGGATCGGCCAGGGCGAGGAGGGGCTGGCCACACTGAGGTCCGATCCCGACGCCGTGGCCGGCGTCGGCGTCCGCGAGGTGATGGATCACCTGACCGACCTCGTGGGGAACCTGGACTCCGCGCCGATCCTCATGGGCCACTCGTTCGGCGGTACGTTCGCCCAGCTGCTGGTCGGCAACGGCCTCGGCGCGGCCGGAGTCTGCATCGACAGTGCGCCGGTCAAGGGCGTCAACGCGATGCCGCTGTCGGAGATCCGGTCGGTGCTGCCGGTGCTGGACGACCCGGCCAACGTCGGGAAGGCGTCGACCCTCACGCCGAAACAGTTCCACTACGCCTTCACCAACGCGCAGGACGAGGCGGTGTCGCAGCACGCCTACGACCGCTACTCCGCTCCGACGCCGGCCAAGGTGCTGTTCGAGGGCGGCTTCGCGGCCGTGACGCCGCACGCGTCGACGACGTTCGACTTCGCCGACGACGACCGCGCGCCGCTGCTGTTCATCTCCGGCGGAAGCGACCACATCCTGCCTCCGGTCGTCCAGGACCACAACTACCGGAAATGCGCTCGGCATTCGAGCGCCGTCGCCGCGCACACGGTCTTCGCCGGCCGTGACCACTACACCTGCGGTGCGCCCGGCTGGGAGGCCGTCGCGGACCTCGCGCTGGACTGGGCGCTGGACCCGACGGCGGGGGAGCTCGCCCGATGA
- a CDS encoding ABC transporter ATP-binding protein, with protein MIEADALSKSYRRNRAVTQLSLRVEAGQICALLGPNGAGKTTTMRMLVGLTEPDAGSVRIAGSPVRLGAAVLGRVGALIDGPALVPHLSGIANLRLLWAASRRAWPPPALDEAVELAGLGRAIDRKVKGYSAGMKQRLMLAHAVMRSPDVFVLDEPATGLDPAEVRALRQYLAARSAAGAAVLISSHQLAEVQLLASHIVVVVGGRLVMAGPLDDLLADGDGSLEDVYLALTEGSEHAAF; from the coding sequence ATGATCGAGGCCGACGCACTGTCCAAGAGTTACCGCCGGAACCGGGCGGTGACGCAGCTGAGCCTCCGGGTCGAGGCCGGCCAGATCTGTGCGCTGCTCGGGCCGAACGGCGCGGGCAAGACCACCACGATGAGGATGCTGGTCGGCCTCACCGAGCCCGACGCGGGCAGTGTCCGCATCGCCGGTTCGCCGGTCCGGCTGGGAGCCGCCGTTCTCGGGCGCGTCGGTGCGCTGATCGACGGGCCGGCCCTCGTGCCGCACCTGAGCGGTATCGCCAACCTGCGACTGCTGTGGGCGGCGTCCCGGCGGGCGTGGCCTCCACCCGCACTGGACGAGGCGGTAGAGCTCGCGGGGCTGGGCCGGGCGATCGACCGGAAGGTCAAGGGATACTCGGCCGGGATGAAGCAGCGGCTCATGCTCGCGCACGCCGTGATGCGTAGCCCGGACGTCTTCGTCCTCGACGAGCCGGCCACCGGACTGGATCCCGCCGAGGTCCGGGCTCTCCGGCAGTACCTGGCCGCTCGATCGGCGGCCGGGGCCGCGGTGCTGATCTCGAGCCACCAACTGGCCGAGGTGCAACTGCTGGCCAGCCACATCGTCGTCGTGGTGGGAGGTCGGCTGGTGATGGCCGGCCCGCTCGACGACCTCCTCGCCGACGGCGACGGTTCGCTGGAGGACGTCTATCTCGCGTTGACCGAGGGATCCGAACATGCTGCGTTTTGA